A single Rhopalosiphum padi isolate XX-2018 chromosome 4, ASM2088224v1, whole genome shotgun sequence DNA region contains:
- the LOC132929673 gene encoding ATP-binding cassette sub-family G member 1-like — translation MADDVKYRTDDASNNNVTGKRTQLFPKKAEVDLTFKNLTYTVNTFSKFKKVKKEILHGINGSFRSGQLTAIMGPSGCGKSTLLNVLAGYSISGSSGQVYLNDSLREEKQMANISCYIQQDDYVRDLLTVRESMTVAAHLKLSTTVSAISKASQVEDLLDAMGLSVHGDTITKRLSGGQKKRLSIALELITNPSILFLDEPTTGLDSQSCSHFVSLIADLAHNQSRTMVCTLHQPSALLFEKFDQIYALSSGQCIYQGPPNFVIPYFAERSIVCPPYHNPADFLIEVAIGEYGTDVLDKLADTTKITYVNGHNNCHLISSDQELQLENGTCLKNNNIIDKKKPLKTKIKNKPPFYLQAYHLYLRNVIMYKRNKTNLMLRVIAHFVIALIFGYLYRGVGNDASVVISNMVFVYGTNLFLVYTGQMAVIVSFPLEYKVLKREHFNSWFTLFPYMVSILLVEIPFQILCCLVYIVPSYIMTNQPLEMMRFSYFTIFLVVTSLTSQSTGFLCGATMPVKVSVFVGPVFVVLLSVFGFAIRFTDIPAIYVWLHYFSFVRGSFQSLVYTLYGFGRDVLPCADEMYCHYKNPMKFLTEMEFAQVNIYPEFFYICFFFLCTYVLTTTVIWYRLNKR, via the exons ATGGCGGACGACGTTAAGTATAGGACCGATGACGCGTCCAACAACAACGTGACCGGCAAAAGAACGCAATTGTTTCCGAAAAAGGCCGAAGTCGACTTGACGTTCAAAAATCTCACCTATACCGTAAATACGTTCAGCAAGTTCAAAAAAG TGAAAAAAGAGATTTTGCACGGAATTAACGGCAGTTTCCGGTCTGGACAACTAACGGCGATCATGGGACCGTCGGGTTGCGGCAAGAGCACATTACTCAACGTTCTTGCCGGATATTC GATAAGTGGAAGTTCGGGCCAAGTGTATTTGAACGACTCGTTGCGAGAGGAAAAACAAATGGCGAACATCAGCTGTTACATACAGCAGGACGATTACGTGCGCGACCTGTTGACCGTCAGGGAATCGATGACGGTAGCTGCCCATCTCAAGTTATCGACAACCGTGTCGGCTATATCAAAGGCCAGCCAAGTGGAGGACTTGCTTGACGCAATGGGTTTGTCCGTTCACGGAGACACCATCACCAAACGGCTATCCGGAGGCCAAAAAAAGAGACTGTCCATCGCTTTAGAACTCATAACCAACCCGTCAATATTGTTCCTAGACGAACCCACCAC tggtTTGGACAGCCAATCTTGCAGTCATTTCGTATCATTGATTGCCGACCTAGCCCACAACCAAAGTCGTACCATGGTGTGCACACTGCACCAGCCTAGTGCTTTACTGTTTGAAAAGTTCGACCAAATTTATGCGTTGAGCTCGGGCCAGTGTATCTACCAAGGACCTCCTAACTTTGTTATTCCTTATTTTGCTGAACGGTCCATCGTATGTCCACCATATCACAATCCCGCAGACTTCT tgaTCGAAGTGGCAATAGGCGAATATGGTACTGATGTACTGGACAAACTGGCCGATACAACCAAAATCACATACGTTAACGGACacaataattgtcatttaatTTCCAGTGATCAAGAATTACAACTAGAAAATG GCACGtgcttgaaaaataataatattattgataagaaAAAACCACTTAAAACCAAGATCAAGAACAAACCACCATTTTATTTACAGGCTTATCATTTGTATTTGCGAAATGTAATCATGTACAAACGTAACAAA aCAAACCTTATGCTGCGAGTCATCGCGCATTTCGTCATTGCTCTTATTTTTGGATACCTATACCGTGGTGTGGGCAACGACGCGTCGGTAGTGATCAGCAACATGGTGTTCGTATACGGTACCAATTTGTTTTTGGTTTACACCGGCCAAATGGCTGTTATCGTGTCtt TTCCATTAGAATACAAGGTCTTGAAGCGGGAACACTTTAACAGTTGGTTCACACTTTTCCCGTACATGGTATCCATACTGTTGGTTGAAATACCGTTTCAG ATACTGTGCTGCCTCGTCTATATCGTGCCGTCGTATATAATGACGAACCAACCACTGGAAATGATGCGATTCAGTTACTTCACTATTTTTTTGGTAGTTACTTCCCTGACGTCGCAGAGTACCGGATTCTTGTGCGGCGCTACTATGCCAGTCaag GTGTCTGTATTCGTCGGACCAGTGTTTGTGGTGCTCTTGTCCGTGTTTGGTTTTGCAATACGGTTTACGGACATTCCTGCCATCTATGTGTGGCTTCACTATTTCAGTTTTGTACGAGGGTCGTTCCAGAGTCTCGTGTATACGCTGTACGGCTTCGGCAGAGACGTCTTACCGTGCGCCGACGAAATGTACTGTCATTATAAGAATCCAATGAAGTTTCTCACCGAAATGGAATTCGCCCAAGTGAACATTTATCCCGAATTTTTCTACATATGCTTCTTTTTTCTTTGCACTTACGTGCTGACGACAACAGTGATATGGTACAGGCTGAACAAACGGTAG